A section of the Herpetosiphonaceae bacterium genome encodes:
- a CDS encoding VCBS repeat-containing protein — MRHTTHTHPAHWLALTSLAVLLIVLFAERAFAQSATFVRTDYPLLGNTHIAADFNGDGKQDLAGSGLNAASVMLNTGDGTFRPTVRYPVAGQTQDLTAGDFNGDGNIDIVVTINTLEISLSLLTGNGDGTFNAPVHFPNTSGADADTPAEFGTDPDPDPDPDADADRVAGVLSIEC; from the coding sequence ATGCGACACACCACCCACACCCATCCAGCCCATTGGCTTGCATTAACGTCATTGGCGGTCTTGCTGATCGTGCTGTTCGCCGAACGCGCCTTTGCCCAATCGGCAACGTTTGTCAGAACGGACTATCCCCTGCTCGGAAATACCCACATCGCCGCTGATTTCAACGGCGACGGCAAGCAGGACCTGGCTGGTTCCGGACTCAACGCCGCGTCGGTGATGCTCAATACCGGTGACGGCACCTTCCGGCCAACCGTGAGGTATCCGGTTGCGGGACAAACGCAGGACCTCACCGCTGGAGATTTCAACGGCGATGGCAACATCGATATCGTCGTCACGATCAATACGCTGGAGATCAGCCTGTCCCTGCTCACCGGCAACGGCGACGGCACGTTTAACGCGCCGGTCCATTTTCCAAACACGTCCGGGGCCGACGCCGACACCCCAGCCGAGTTCGGCACCGACCCCGATCCCGACCCGGACCCCGACGCCGACGCCGACCGTGTCGCTGGGGTGCTATCAATCGAGTGCTGA
- a CDS encoding helix-turn-helix domain-containing protein, whose amino-acid sequence MTEATILLQELGFGDYEARAYVALLRRSPLNGYELAKASGIPRANIYAVLHKLEERGAVVRVDETTGARFAPVPATELVRRLGHRVQDALQAAHTALAAVSAPTEQAQIGTVRGYGALLEHARSLINATQERLLVAIWPDEARALAAPLVEAEARGVNVLTLCLTACPTPCGGCRGQIHPYRTVSTASRWLVLASDGAEVLAGEVGPREDTLAARTQQALLVELVSGYIRHSIALAAVLQDLGSHPDRVLGPNTQATLRALASGGRSYDWLQHLRLLLDEQA is encoded by the coding sequence ATGACAGAGGCCACGATATTATTGCAGGAGCTTGGATTTGGCGACTACGAGGCGCGGGCCTATGTTGCCCTGCTCCGGCGCAGCCCCCTCAACGGGTATGAGCTTGCCAAAGCGTCGGGCATTCCGCGCGCCAATATCTATGCTGTCCTGCACAAGCTGGAGGAGCGGGGCGCGGTAGTTCGGGTAGACGAGACGACCGGGGCGCGGTTTGCTCCGGTGCCTGCGACCGAGCTTGTCCGTCGGCTTGGACACCGGGTTCAAGACGCCCTCCAGGCCGCGCACACGGCGCTGGCGGCAGTGTCCGCCCCGACAGAGCAGGCACAGATCGGAACAGTGCGCGGGTATGGGGCGCTGCTTGAGCATGCGCGCTCGCTGATCAATGCAACCCAGGAGCGGCTGTTGGTCGCGATCTGGCCCGACGAGGCACGCGCTCTCGCCGCGCCACTCGTCGAAGCGGAGGCACGGGGCGTGAACGTTTTAACTCTGTGCCTGACTGCCTGTCCAACGCCCTGCGGCGGCTGCCGCGGGCAGATCCATCCCTACCGCACGGTGTCGACCGCCAGCCGCTGGCTGGTCCTCGCCTCCGACGGAGCCGAGGTCTTGGCGGGCGAGGTCGGTCCACGCGAGGACACGCTCGCCGCGCGGACCCAGCAGGCGCTGCTGGTCGAGTTGGTCAGCGGGTACATTCGTCACAGCATTGCCCTCGCCGCGGTACTCCAGGATCTCGGCAGTCATCCCGATCGCGTCCTTGGACCGAACACCCAGGCAACCCTGCGCGCCCTCGCAAGCGGCGGGCGGAGCTACGACTGGCTGCAACATCTGCGCCTTCTGCTGGATGAACAAGCGTAA